A genomic segment from Klebsiella africana encodes:
- the paaG gene encoding 2-(1,2-epoxy-1,2-dihydrophenyl)acetyl-CoA isomerase PaaG, giving the protein MEAFILSAVEQGVMTITLNRPDRLNSFNDLMHHQLAECLKQAERDDGVRCLLITGAGRGFCAGQDLNDRNVDPSGPPPDLGLSVERFYNPLVRRLAALPKPVICAVNGVAAGAGATLALGCDIVLAARSAKFVMAFSKLGLVPDCGGSWFLPRVAGRARAMGLALLGDSLSAEQAAQWGMIWQLVDDSELADTSLQLARHLAAQPTFGLGLIKKALLAAETNSLDAQLDLERDYQRLAGRSDDYREGVSAFLAKRPPQFSGK; this is encoded by the coding sequence GTGGAAGCTTTCATTCTCAGCGCAGTGGAACAGGGCGTCATGACCATTACCCTCAATCGCCCGGACCGCCTTAACAGTTTTAACGACCTGATGCATCACCAGCTGGCGGAATGTCTGAAGCAGGCCGAGCGCGATGACGGCGTACGCTGCTTGCTGATCACCGGCGCCGGTCGCGGCTTTTGCGCCGGCCAGGATTTGAACGATCGCAATGTCGACCCCAGCGGCCCGCCGCCGGATCTCGGCCTGTCGGTAGAACGCTTTTACAACCCGTTAGTGCGCCGTCTGGCGGCGCTGCCGAAGCCGGTTATCTGCGCGGTCAACGGCGTGGCCGCCGGCGCGGGCGCGACCCTGGCGCTGGGCTGCGATATCGTGCTGGCCGCGCGTTCGGCCAAATTTGTGATGGCGTTCAGCAAGCTCGGCCTGGTGCCGGACTGCGGCGGCAGCTGGTTCCTGCCGCGGGTGGCCGGCCGCGCTCGCGCGATGGGGCTGGCGCTGCTGGGCGATAGCCTCAGCGCGGAACAGGCCGCGCAGTGGGGAATGATTTGGCAACTGGTGGATGATTCAGAACTGGCGGATACCAGTCTGCAACTGGCGCGTCATCTGGCGGCGCAACCGACGTTTGGTCTTGGGTTGATTAAAAAGGCGCTGCTGGCGGCGGAAACCAATAGCCTCGATGCGCAGCTGGATCTGGAGCGCGATTATCAGCGTCTGGCCGGGCGCAGCGATGATTACCGCGAAGGGGTCAGCGCGTTTCTGGCCAAACGACCACCACAGTTCAGCGGGAAATAG
- the paaF gene encoding 2,3-dehydroadipyl-CoA hydratase PaaF: MSDLLIHRHDRVLQLTLNRPQARNALNNALLTQIAETLEAAAVDGSVSVCVISGNPRFFAAGADLNEMAEKDLPATLDDIRPRLWGRIDAFTKPLIASVNGYALGAGCELALLCDLIVAGDNARFGLPEITLGIMPGAGGTQRLIRSVGKALASRMVLSGESIDARQAQQAGLVSDIHPAALTDEYALQLATTIARHSPLALRAAKQSLRLSQEVSLQAGLQQERQLFSLLSATEDRREGIDAFLQKRTPEFKGR; encoded by the coding sequence ATGAGTGACCTGCTGATCCACCGTCATGATCGGGTGCTGCAGCTGACGCTAAACCGCCCGCAGGCCCGCAACGCGCTAAATAATGCCCTCTTAACCCAGATTGCCGAGACGCTGGAGGCGGCGGCAGTCGATGGCAGCGTCAGCGTCTGCGTTATCAGCGGCAATCCGCGGTTCTTTGCCGCCGGGGCTGACCTCAATGAAATGGCTGAAAAAGATCTGCCTGCCACCCTGGATGATATTCGCCCACGGTTGTGGGGGCGAATCGATGCCTTTACTAAACCGCTCATCGCTTCGGTCAACGGCTACGCGCTTGGCGCCGGCTGCGAGCTGGCCCTGCTGTGCGACCTGATTGTCGCCGGCGACAACGCCCGTTTTGGCCTGCCGGAAATTACCCTCGGCATTATGCCGGGCGCGGGCGGCACCCAGCGGCTGATCCGCAGCGTGGGCAAGGCGCTGGCCAGCCGGATGGTGCTGAGCGGCGAGAGTATTGACGCCCGCCAGGCGCAGCAGGCCGGGCTGGTCAGCGATATCCATCCGGCGGCGTTAACCGATGAGTATGCCTTGCAGCTGGCAACCACCATTGCCCGCCACTCGCCGCTGGCGCTACGAGCGGCAAAACAGTCGCTGCGCCTGTCGCAGGAAGTCAGCCTTCAGGCCGGTCTGCAACAGGAGCGCCAGCTGTTTAGCCTGCTGAGCGCCACCGAGGACCGCCGCGAAGGCATCGACGCCTTCTTACAAAAACGTACACCGGAATTTAAAGGACGCTAA
- the paaE gene encoding 1,2-phenylacetyl-CoA epoxidase subunit PaaE has translation MTTFHSLKVARVEPETRDAVTITFAIPQALQAEYCFRPGQHLTLKARLGGEELRRCYSICRSRTPGEISVAVKAIDGGRFSRYAQHDIQQGMELEVMVPQGHFGYQPQAERQGEYLAIAAGSGITPMMAIVSATLATEPQSRFTLIYGNRSSHSMMFRQALADLKDRYPQRLQVIHLFSQESMDSDLLQGRIDGDKLRQLADHLLDFSRFDEAFICGPAVMMDEAETTLRELGVAEKSIHLERFNTPGGNVKRAAGVQAEGRTVTIRQDGRDRLIALSAEDDSILDAALRQGADLPFACKGGVCATCKCKVLRGEVAMAANYSLEADELAAGYVLSCQSLPTSGDVVVDFDARGMA, from the coding sequence ATGACGACGTTCCATTCGCTTAAGGTGGCGAGAGTCGAGCCGGAAACCCGCGATGCGGTGACCATCACTTTTGCGATCCCGCAAGCCCTGCAGGCGGAATACTGCTTTCGTCCGGGCCAGCATCTGACGCTAAAAGCCCGTCTGGGCGGCGAAGAACTGCGCCGCTGTTACTCCATTTGTCGCAGCCGCACGCCCGGCGAAATTAGCGTCGCGGTCAAAGCTATCGACGGCGGGCGCTTTTCGCGCTACGCCCAGCACGATATCCAGCAGGGTATGGAGCTGGAAGTGATGGTGCCGCAGGGGCATTTCGGTTATCAACCGCAGGCCGAACGGCAGGGTGAGTATCTGGCGATTGCCGCCGGTTCCGGGATCACGCCGATGATGGCGATCGTTAGTGCGACGCTGGCGACCGAGCCGCAAAGCCGCTTCACGCTGATCTACGGCAACCGCAGCAGCCATAGCATGATGTTCCGCCAGGCGCTGGCCGATTTAAAAGACCGCTATCCGCAGCGCCTGCAGGTGATACATCTGTTTAGCCAGGAGTCGATGGACAGCGATCTGCTACAGGGGCGCATTGACGGCGACAAACTGCGCCAGCTCGCTGACCATCTGCTGGATTTTAGCCGTTTCGACGAGGCCTTTATCTGCGGGCCTGCGGTGATGATGGATGAGGCGGAAACGACGTTACGTGAACTTGGCGTAGCGGAGAAATCGATTCATCTCGAACGCTTTAATACCCCCGGCGGCAATGTGAAGCGCGCCGCCGGCGTGCAGGCGGAAGGGCGCACGGTAACCATCCGCCAGGACGGGCGCGATCGGCTGATCGCCCTCAGCGCCGAAGACGACAGCATCCTGGATGCCGCATTGCGTCAGGGCGCGGATCTACCATTTGCCTGTAAGGGCGGGGTTTGTGCCACCTGTAAATGCAAAGTGCTGCGTGGGGAAGTGGCGATGGCCGCCAATTACAGTCTGGAAGCGGATGAGCTGGCGGCGGGCTACGTGCTGAGCTGCCAGTCGTTACCGACCAGCGGCGATGTGGTGGTCGACTTTGACGCGCGGGGGATGGCATGA
- the paaD gene encoding 1,2-phenylacetyl-CoA epoxidase subunit PaaD — translation MQRLADIAPAEVRTIWGLLSAIPDPEVPVLTITDLGMVRSVARHGDGWVIGFTPTYSGCPATEHLLGEIRTVMSEHGFLPVHIVLQLDPPWTTDWMSQDARERLRQYGISPPQGHACHADMPTEVSCPRCGSTHTSLISEFGSTACKALYRCDSCREPFDYFKCI, via the coding sequence ATGCAACGTCTTGCCGATATCGCTCCTGCAGAGGTTCGCACCATCTGGGGGTTATTAAGCGCGATCCCGGATCCGGAAGTGCCGGTACTCACCATCACCGACCTCGGTATGGTACGCAGCGTCGCGCGCCATGGCGACGGCTGGGTGATTGGCTTTACCCCGACCTATTCGGGCTGTCCGGCGACGGAGCATCTGCTGGGCGAGATCCGCACGGTCATGAGCGAGCATGGCTTTCTGCCGGTGCATATCGTTCTGCAGCTGGATCCGCCGTGGACCACCGACTGGATGAGCCAGGATGCCCGCGAGCGCCTGCGCCAGTACGGCATCAGCCCGCCCCAGGGGCACGCCTGCCATGCGGACATGCCCACCGAGGTGAGCTGCCCGCGCTGCGGCAGCACCCATACCTCGCTGATTAGCGAATTCGGTTCCACGGCCTGTAAAGCGCTCTATCGCTGCGACAGCTGCCGCGAACCTTTTGATTACTTTAAATGTATTTGA
- the paaC gene encoding 1,2-phenylacetyl-CoA epoxidase subunit PaaC, whose protein sequence is MNTPNPVATYALRLGDNGLVLAQRLGAWCGHAPELEIDLALANIGLDLLGQARNFLSYAAELNGCGDEDTLAFGRDERQFSNLLLVEQPNGNFADTIARQFFIDVWHVALFGRLVNSRDAQLAAIAAKGLKEVRYHQRFSRGWLERLGNGTELSNRKMQQAVDNLWRFTGELFLADEVDLRLVEQGIAVDPRELQAEWQSAVHTALLDAGLKIPQEAAFRSGGKQGLHSEHLGPLLAEMQYLQRSHPGLQW, encoded by the coding sequence ATGAATACCCCTAACCCCGTAGCCACCTACGCCCTGCGGCTTGGCGACAATGGTCTGGTTCTGGCCCAGCGTTTAGGCGCCTGGTGCGGCCATGCTCCCGAGCTGGAGATCGATCTTGCGCTGGCCAACATCGGCCTCGACCTGCTCGGCCAGGCGCGCAATTTTTTAAGCTATGCCGCCGAACTTAACGGCTGCGGCGACGAAGATACGCTGGCCTTTGGCCGCGATGAACGCCAGTTCAGCAACCTGCTGCTGGTGGAGCAGCCCAACGGTAATTTTGCCGACACTATCGCCCGTCAGTTCTTTATCGACGTCTGGCACGTCGCCCTGTTCGGCCGACTGGTGAACAGCCGCGACGCGCAGCTGGCGGCCATTGCCGCTAAAGGGCTGAAAGAGGTGCGTTACCACCAGCGCTTTAGCCGCGGCTGGCTGGAGCGTCTGGGTAACGGCACCGAGTTATCAAATCGCAAAATGCAGCAGGCGGTCGACAATCTGTGGCGCTTCACCGGCGAACTGTTCCTGGCTGATGAAGTGGATCTCCGCCTGGTTGAGCAGGGTATTGCGGTTGATCCGCGCGAGTTGCAGGCCGAATGGCAAAGCGCGGTACACACCGCGCTGCTCGACGCCGGTTTAAAGATCCCGCAGGAAGCGGCCTTCCGCAGCGGCGGCAAACAGGGGCTGCACAGTGAACATCTCGGCCCGCTGCTGGCGGAGATGCAATATCTGCAGCGTTCGCATCCCGGACTGCAGTGGTAA
- the paaB gene encoding 1,2-phenylacetyl-CoA epoxidase subunit PaaB, with protein MSKVYWPLYEVFVRSKQGLSHRHVGSLHAADDQMALENARDAYTRRSEGCSIWVVKASEIVASQPEERGEFFDPAESKVYRHPTFYTVPDGMEHM; from the coding sequence ATGAGCAAAGTTTACTGGCCGTTATATGAAGTGTTCGTTCGCAGCAAACAGGGGTTATCCCATCGTCACGTCGGCAGCCTGCACGCCGCCGATGATCAAATGGCGCTGGAGAACGCCCGCGATGCCTATACCCGCCGCAGCGAAGGCTGCTCAATTTGGGTGGTGAAGGCCAGCGAAATCGTTGCTTCGCAGCCGGAAGAGCGCGGCGAATTCTTCGACCCGGCGGAAAGCAAAGTCTACCGTCATCCGACTTTCTATACCGTGCCGGACGGCATGGAACATATGTGA
- the paaA gene encoding 1,2-phenylacetyl-CoA epoxidase subunit PaaA, whose product MTEEQRFDQRIAQETAIEPQDWMPDAYRKSLIRQIGQHAHSEIVGMLPEGNWITRAPTLRRKAILLAKVQDEAGHGLYLYSAAETLGCAREDLYQKMLDGQMKYSSIFNYPTLSWADIGVIGWLVDGAAIVNQVALCRTSYGPYARAMVKICKEESFHQRQGFEACMALAQGNDAQRQMLQDAINRFWWPALMMFGPNDDNSPNSARSMAWKIKLHSNDELRQRFVDNTVPQVEILGMTVPDPDLRFDEASGHYRFGEIDWQEFNEVISGRGICNHERLAAKRKAWEEGEWVREAALAHAQKQQARSAA is encoded by the coding sequence GTGACAGAAGAACAACGCTTTGACCAGCGCATCGCGCAGGAAACGGCCATCGAACCGCAGGACTGGATGCCGGACGCCTATCGTAAGTCCCTGATTCGGCAGATAGGCCAGCACGCGCACTCGGAAATCGTCGGCATGCTGCCGGAAGGCAACTGGATCACCCGCGCGCCGACGCTGCGCCGCAAAGCGATCCTGCTGGCTAAGGTACAGGACGAGGCCGGACACGGGCTGTACCTCTATAGCGCCGCGGAAACGCTGGGCTGCGCCCGGGAAGACCTGTATCAGAAAATGCTCGACGGGCAGATGAAATACTCCTCCATTTTTAATTACCCGACCCTGAGCTGGGCCGATATCGGCGTGATCGGCTGGCTGGTCGATGGCGCGGCCATCGTCAACCAGGTGGCACTGTGCCGGACCTCCTACGGCCCCTATGCCCGGGCGATGGTCAAAATCTGCAAAGAAGAGAGTTTTCACCAGCGCCAGGGATTTGAAGCCTGCATGGCGCTGGCGCAGGGCAATGACGCACAGCGGCAGATGCTGCAGGATGCCATTAACCGCTTCTGGTGGCCGGCGCTGATGATGTTTGGCCCTAACGATGACAACTCGCCGAACAGCGCCCGCAGCATGGCGTGGAAAATCAAACTGCACTCCAACGACGAGCTACGTCAGCGCTTCGTCGATAACACCGTGCCGCAGGTAGAGATCCTCGGTATGACCGTCCCGGACCCGGATTTGCGCTTTGATGAAGCCAGCGGCCACTACCGCTTCGGCGAAATCGACTGGCAGGAATTCAACGAGGTGATTAGCGGCCGTGGCATTTGCAATCACGAGCGGCTGGCCGCCAAGCGTAAGGCCTGGGAAGAGGGCGAATGGGTGCGCGAAGCCGCGCTGGCCCATGCGCAAAAACAGCAGGCCCGCAGCGCGGCATGA
- the paaZ gene encoding phenylacetic acid degradation bifunctional protein PaaZ, whose translation MQQLASYLSGAWQTGRGRARTIHHAITGAALWEVTSEGLDMAQARRFAIERGGKALQAMTFIERSAMLKAVAKHLLEQKDQFYAISAQTGATRADSWVDIEGGIGTLFTYAGLGSREMPDDILWPEDELIPLSKQGGFAARHVLTSKSGVAVHINAFNFPCWGMLEKLAPTWLAGMPAIIKPATATAQLTQAMVKAIVDSGLVPEGAISLICGGAGDLLDHLDSQDVVTFTGSAATGQQLRAHPNLVAKSIPFTMEADSLNCCVLGEDVTPEHPEFALFIREVVREMTAKAGQKCTAIRRIIVPLAQINAVSDALIARLHKVTVGDPAQEGIKMGALVNSEQRQDVQESVNKLIAAGCEVLLGGEADLSAAGAFFPPTLLYCSQPDETPAVHAIEAFGPVATLMPYRDRQHALTLARAGGGSLAGTLVTASGELAREFILGAARAHGRIQILNEASSVESTGHGSPLPQLVHGGPGRAGGGEELGGLRSVKHYMQRTAVQGSPTMLATIGQQWVRGAQVNEDRIHPFRKYFEEIQPGDSLLTPRRTLTEADIVNFACLSGDHFYAHMDKIAAAESIFGERVVHGYFLISAAAGLFVDAGVGPVIANYGMENLRFIEPVKPGDTIQVRLTCKRKTVKRQRSADEKATGVVEWAVEIFNQHQQAVALYSILTLVARQQGDFPA comes from the coding sequence ATGCAGCAGTTAGCCAGCTACTTATCCGGCGCCTGGCAGACCGGCCGGGGCCGCGCCCGTACTATCCATCACGCCATCACCGGCGCGGCGCTATGGGAGGTGACCAGTGAAGGTCTGGATATGGCGCAGGCGCGCCGCTTCGCGATTGAGCGCGGCGGTAAGGCTCTGCAGGCGATGACCTTTATTGAACGTAGCGCGATGCTGAAAGCGGTGGCGAAACACCTGCTGGAGCAGAAAGATCAGTTCTACGCCATCTCCGCGCAAACCGGCGCGACCCGCGCCGACAGTTGGGTAGATATTGAAGGCGGTATCGGTACTTTATTCACTTATGCTGGACTGGGTAGCCGCGAAATGCCGGACGATATCCTGTGGCCGGAAGACGAGCTCATCCCGCTCTCCAAACAGGGCGGTTTTGCCGCACGTCACGTGCTGACCTCGAAGTCAGGCGTCGCCGTCCATATCAACGCCTTCAACTTCCCCTGCTGGGGAATGCTGGAAAAACTGGCGCCCACGTGGCTTGCCGGCATGCCGGCTATCATTAAACCGGCCACCGCTACCGCCCAGCTCACCCAGGCGATGGTGAAAGCGATTGTTGACAGCGGCCTGGTGCCGGAAGGCGCCATCAGCCTGATTTGCGGCGGCGCCGGCGATCTTCTCGACCATCTCGATAGCCAGGACGTGGTGACCTTTACCGGCTCAGCCGCCACCGGTCAGCAGCTGCGGGCGCACCCTAACCTGGTGGCTAAATCCATTCCCTTTACCATGGAAGCGGATTCGCTCAACTGCTGCGTATTAGGTGAAGACGTCACGCCGGAGCATCCGGAATTCGCGCTGTTTATTCGGGAAGTGGTCCGCGAGATGACGGCGAAAGCCGGGCAAAAATGTACCGCTATCCGCAGAATCATCGTGCCACTGGCGCAGATTAATGCGGTTAGCGATGCACTGATCGCCCGCCTGCATAAAGTAACCGTCGGTGACCCTGCGCAGGAAGGCATAAAAATGGGAGCGCTGGTCAATAGCGAGCAGCGTCAGGACGTACAAGAGAGCGTCAATAAGCTAATAGCCGCTGGCTGCGAAGTACTGCTCGGTGGAGAGGCGGACCTCAGCGCGGCCGGCGCGTTTTTCCCGCCGACCCTGTTGTACTGCTCACAGCCGGATGAAACGCCGGCGGTTCACGCGATTGAAGCTTTTGGTCCGGTGGCGACGTTAATGCCGTATCGCGATCGCCAGCATGCGCTGACGCTGGCGCGCGCCGGCGGCGGCAGTCTGGCCGGTACGCTGGTCACCGCCAGCGGCGAGCTGGCGCGCGAGTTTATCCTCGGCGCCGCCCGCGCGCATGGTCGTATTCAGATCCTTAACGAGGCGTCCTCGGTCGAGTCCACCGGCCACGGCTCGCCGCTGCCGCAGCTGGTACACGGCGGCCCTGGCCGCGCGGGCGGCGGAGAAGAACTCGGCGGGCTGCGTTCGGTGAAACACTATATGCAGCGTACCGCCGTCCAGGGCAGCCCAACGATGCTGGCGACCATCGGCCAGCAGTGGGTGCGCGGCGCTCAGGTGAATGAAGACCGCATTCACCCGTTCCGTAAATACTTCGAAGAGATCCAGCCTGGCGATAGCTTATTAACCCCGCGCCGAACGCTGACCGAAGCGGATATCGTTAACTTCGCCTGCCTGAGCGGCGATCATTTCTACGCGCACATGGACAAAATCGCCGCCGCCGAGTCGATTTTTGGCGAGCGGGTGGTCCACGGTTATTTCCTGATCTCCGCTGCGGCCGGGCTGTTCGTCGATGCCGGCGTCGGGCCGGTTATCGCCAACTACGGCATGGAAAACCTGCGCTTTATTGAGCCGGTCAAACCGGGAGACACCATTCAGGTTCGCCTGACCTGTAAGCGGAAAACGGTTAAGCGGCAGCGCAGCGCCGATGAGAAAGCCACCGGCGTCGTTGAATGGGCGGTGGAGATTTTCAACCAGCACCAGCAGGCGGTGGCGCTGTATTCCATTCTTACCCTGGTGGCGCGCCAGCAGGGAGACTTCCCGGCGTGA
- the tynA gene encoding primary-amine oxidase, with translation MANGLKFSPRKTALALAVAVVCAWQSPVFAHGSEAHMVPLDKTLQEFGADVQWDDYAQMFTLIKDGAYVKVKPGAKTAIVNGKSLDLPVPVVMKEGKAWVSDTFINDVFQSGLDQTFQVEKRPHPLNSLSAAEIGEAVTIVKAAPEFQPNTRFTEISLHEPDKAAVWAFALQGTPVDAPRTADVVMLDGKHVIEAVVDLQNKKILSWKPVKNAHGMVLLDDFVSVQNIINASSEFAEVLKKHGITDPGKVVTTPLTVGYFDGKDGLQQDARLLKVVSYLDTGDGNYWAHPIENLVAVVDLEAKKIIKIEEGPVIPVPMEPRPYDGRDRNAPAVKPLDITEPEGKNYTITGDTIHWQNWDFHLRLNSRVGPILSTVTYNDNGTKRQVMYEGSLGGMIVPYGDPDVGWYFKAYLDSGDYGMGTLTSPIVRGKDAPSNAVLLDETIADYTGKPTMIPGAVAIFERYAGPEYKHLEMGKPNVSTERRELVVRWISTVGNYDYIFDWVFHDNGTIGIDAGATGIEAVKGVKAKTMHDPSAKEDTRYGTLIDHNIVGTTHQHIYNFRLDLDVDGENNTLVAMDPEVKPNTAGGPRTSTMQVNQYTIDSEQKAAQKFDPGTIRLLSNTSKENRMGNPVSYQIIPYAGGTHPAATGAKFAPDEWIYHRLSFMDKQLWVTRYHPTERYPEGKYPNRSAHDTGLGQYAKDDESLTNHDDVVWITTGTTHVARAEEWPIMPTEWAHALLKPWNFFDETPTLGEKKK, from the coding sequence ATGGCAAACGGCTTGAAATTTTCTCCTCGTAAAACCGCGCTGGCGCTGGCCGTGGCAGTGGTTTGCGCCTGGCAATCACCGGTCTTCGCTCACGGTAGCGAAGCGCACATGGTGCCGTTGGATAAAACGCTGCAGGAATTCGGCGCCGATGTGCAGTGGGATGACTACGCGCAAATGTTTACCCTGATAAAAGACGGCGCTTACGTCAAAGTCAAGCCCGGCGCCAAAACGGCGATCGTCAACGGTAAATCCCTTGATCTACCGGTGCCGGTGGTAATGAAGGAGGGTAAAGCCTGGGTCTCCGATACCTTTATCAACGATGTGTTCCAGTCCGGTCTCGATCAGACCTTCCAGGTAGAAAAGCGCCCTCACCCGCTAAACTCGCTCTCGGCGGCGGAAATCGGTGAAGCGGTGACCATTGTTAAAGCCGCGCCGGAATTCCAGCCGAATACCCGCTTTACGGAGATTTCCTTACACGAGCCGGACAAGGCGGCGGTATGGGCCTTTGCCCTGCAGGGAACGCCCGTTGATGCCCCGCGCACCGCCGATGTGGTGATGCTCGATGGCAAACACGTGATTGAAGCCGTCGTCGATCTGCAAAACAAAAAAATCCTCTCCTGGAAGCCAGTTAAAAACGCCCACGGAATGGTGCTGCTCGATGATTTTGTCAGCGTGCAGAACATTATCAATGCCAGCAGCGAATTCGCTGAGGTGCTGAAAAAGCACGGTATCACCGATCCTGGCAAAGTGGTTACCACCCCGCTCACCGTTGGCTACTTTGATGGCAAAGATGGCCTGCAGCAGGATGCGCGTCTGCTGAAGGTCGTCAGTTATCTGGATACCGGCGACGGCAACTACTGGGCGCACCCGATTGAAAACCTGGTGGCGGTGGTCGACCTTGAAGCGAAGAAAATTATCAAAATTGAAGAAGGCCCGGTGATCCCGGTGCCAATGGAACCCCGCCCTTATGATGGCCGCGACCGCAACGCCCCGGCGGTGAAACCGCTGGATATTACAGAACCAGAGGGCAAAAACTACACCATTACCGGGGATACCATTCACTGGCAGAACTGGGATTTCCACCTGCGTCTTAACTCCCGCGTCGGACCCATTCTTTCAACGGTGACCTACAACGATAACGGCACAAAACGCCAGGTGATGTATGAAGGTTCCCTCGGCGGGATGATCGTTCCCTACGGCGACCCGGACGTCGGCTGGTATTTCAAAGCCTACCTCGACTCCGGCGATTACGGCATGGGCACTCTGACATCGCCGATTGTCCGCGGCAAGGATGCCCCGTCAAATGCGGTACTGCTGGACGAAACTATCGCCGATTACACCGGCAAACCGACCATGATTCCAGGCGCGGTGGCCATATTCGAACGCTATGCCGGACCGGAATATAAGCACCTGGAGATGGGCAAACCCAACGTCAGCACCGAACGCCGGGAGCTGGTGGTGCGCTGGATCAGCACCGTCGGCAACTACGACTATATCTTTGACTGGGTGTTCCACGACAACGGCACCATCGGTATCGACGCCGGTGCCACCGGCATTGAAGCTGTTAAAGGTGTGAAGGCGAAGACCATGCATGACCCCAGCGCCAAAGAGGATACCCGCTACGGAACGCTGATCGACCATAATATTGTCGGCACCACCCACCAGCACATCTATAACTTCCGCCTCGACCTCGACGTGGACGGCGAGAACAACACCCTGGTGGCGATGGACCCGGAAGTGAAGCCCAACACCGCCGGTGGCCCGCGCACCAGTACCATGCAGGTGAATCAGTACACGATTGACAGCGAGCAAAAAGCGGCGCAGAAATTTGACCCGGGCACTATCCGCCTGCTGAGCAACACCAGCAAAGAGAACCGCATGGGCAACCCGGTCTCTTATCAAATTATCCCGTATGCCGGCGGTACGCATCCGGCGGCGACCGGCGCCAAATTCGCCCCGGACGAGTGGATCTACCATCGTCTGAGCTTTATGGATAAACAGCTGTGGGTGACGCGCTACCACCCGACAGAGCGATATCCGGAAGGGAAATACCCGAACCGTTCCGCCCACGATACCGGCCTGGGCCAGTACGCGAAGGATGATGAGTCGCTAACTAACCACGATGACGTCGTGTGGATCACCACCGGCACCACTCACGTGGCGCGCGCCGAAGAGTGGCCGATCATGCCGACCGAATGGGCGCACGCGCTGCTCAAGCCGTGGAACTTTTTTGACGAAACCCCAACCCTTGGCGAGAAGAAAAAGTAA
- a CDS encoding zinc-dependent alcohol dehydrogenase family protein, whose translation MIPPFAVWSLSMFNDAIVYDRYGPPADVLTLKRLPLAPLAGGRVRVRMRFAPVNPSDLIPVTGAYRHRTRLPAVAGYEGLGEVVAAPYGSRLSAGQRVLPLRGDGTWQRFIDLDETWLVPVPPAVDDLLAARGYINPLTAMLMLKRWPVAGKHLVLTAASSSCASLLGQWALAMGAHSVSGIIRSPQHRARLEQAGIYPILDTDRALMEKVSQHSDLVFDAVGGELANTLLSVLPASSTLISYGLLSGRPLTQTRGSATVRKFHLREALPTLSVAAWRAAFDEIWQRLPTTTQPPAQRIALNDWRAAIAAADQPGRGGKILLDFTAG comes from the coding sequence ATGATCCCGCCTTTCGCTGTCTGGAGCCTGTCGATGTTCAACGACGCCATTGTTTATGACCGCTACGGGCCGCCGGCCGACGTGCTGACCCTGAAACGCCTGCCGCTGGCGCCGCTGGCGGGGGGGCGGGTGCGGGTCAGGATGCGCTTTGCCCCGGTGAATCCTTCGGATCTGATCCCCGTGACCGGTGCCTATCGCCACCGCACCCGACTGCCGGCCGTCGCTGGCTATGAAGGCCTTGGCGAGGTGGTCGCCGCGCCATACGGCAGCCGGCTGTCCGCGGGACAGCGGGTGCTACCTCTGCGCGGGGACGGCACCTGGCAGCGGTTTATCGATCTGGATGAGACCTGGCTGGTGCCGGTGCCGCCAGCGGTTGACGATCTGCTGGCCGCCCGCGGGTATATCAATCCGCTGACCGCGATGCTGATGCTCAAGCGCTGGCCGGTTGCCGGAAAACACCTTGTGCTGACCGCGGCATCATCCTCCTGCGCCAGTCTGCTGGGACAGTGGGCGCTGGCCATGGGGGCCCACTCGGTGAGCGGGATTATTCGCTCGCCCCAGCACCGGGCGCGCCTGGAACAGGCCGGGATCTATCCGATCCTCGATACCGACCGGGCGCTGATGGAGAAGGTCAGCCAGCACAGCGATCTGGTGTTTGACGCGGTGGGCGGCGAACTGGCGAATACGCTGCTGTCGGTGCTGCCCGCCTCGTCGACCCTAATCTCCTATGGGCTGTTATCCGGGCGGCCGCTGACCCAGACGCGCGGTAGCGCGACGGTGCGCAAGTTTCATCTGCGGGAGGCGTTGCCGACACTCAGCGTGGCGGCGTGGCGGGCAGCGTTTGACGAGATTTGGCAGCGCTTGCCAACGACTACGCAGCCGCCGGCCCAGCGCATAGCGTTGAACGACTGGCGGGCGGCGATTGCCGCCGCCGACCAGCCGGGAAGAGGCGGTAAAATCCTGCTCGATTTTACCGCGGGTTAA